From one Chryseobacterium sp. 3008163 genomic stretch:
- a CDS encoding signal peptidase, which yields MKFLVKKILPLLFLVVYGLGSAQNTPGTPCFPGEPCERPASPIDMYVYVLVIAAILMIAYFAKKYKAQKI from the coding sequence ATGAAATTTCTTGTAAAAAAAATATTACCTCTTCTCTTTTTGGTAGTCTATGGTCTAGGTAGTGCACAAAATACACCAGGTACTCCATGTTTTCCAGGTGAGCCTTGTGAAAGACCAGCATCACCAATTGATATGTACGTCTATGTTTTAGTAATCGCAGCCATTTTGATGATTGCATATTTTGCTAAAAAATACAAGGCGCAAAAAATATAA
- the clpX gene encoding ATP-dependent Clp protease ATP-binding subunit ClpX, which translates to MNANQCSFCGKKRNEVQMLVSGQNGFICENCIEQAHSIVKESVSPTGYSPAETIDELKKPKQIKEFLDQYVIGQDQAKKQLSIAVYNHYKRLLHAKEENREVELEKSNIIMIGETGTGKTLLAKTIAKELNVPFCIVDATILTEAGYVGEDVESILSRLLMVADYDVEKAEKGIVFIDEIDKIARKSDNPSITRDVSGEGVQQGLLKLLEGSIVNVPPQGGRKHPDQKYIQVNTQNILFIAGGAFDGIKEIIERRMNKQAIGFSSEKINKVGEDDYILTNLNAIDLRSFGLIPELLGRFPIITYLEKLTKETMIRIMTEPKNSITNQFVELFKMDGTKLIFTESSIDKIVEETMEKGLGARGLRGTTEKVLEDYMFSIGEDEEITLTEDNILINK; encoded by the coding sequence ATGAATGCAAACCAATGTTCTTTCTGTGGCAAGAAAAGAAATGAAGTGCAAATGTTGGTCTCAGGACAAAACGGATTTATTTGCGAAAACTGCATCGAGCAGGCACATTCTATCGTAAAAGAAAGTGTTTCTCCTACAGGATATTCTCCTGCAGAAACAATTGATGAATTAAAAAAACCAAAGCAGATAAAAGAGTTTCTTGATCAGTATGTAATCGGGCAGGATCAGGCAAAAAAACAATTGTCAATTGCTGTTTACAATCATTATAAAAGATTGCTTCACGCAAAAGAAGAAAACAGGGAGGTTGAGCTTGAGAAGTCTAACATCATCATGATCGGTGAGACAGGAACGGGTAAAACTTTATTGGCAAAAACCATTGCTAAAGAACTGAATGTTCCTTTTTGTATCGTTGATGCAACGATTTTAACTGAAGCAGGGTATGTGGGTGAAGACGTAGAAAGTATTCTGTCAAGACTTCTGATGGTCGCTGACTACGATGTAGAAAAGGCGGAGAAAGGAATTGTTTTCATAGACGAAATTGATAAAATTGCAAGAAAATCTGATAACCCAAGCATCACAAGAGATGTATCAGGAGAAGGTGTGCAGCAAGGTTTATTGAAGTTACTTGAAGGAAGTATTGTAAACGTTCCGCCACAAGGAGGGAGGAAACATCCGGATCAAAAATACATTCAGGTAAATACCCAAAATATTCTTTTCATTGCGGGTGGAGCTTTTGATGGTATCAAAGAAATTATCGAAAGAAGAATGAACAAACAGGCAATTGGTTTTAGTTCAGAAAAAATTAACAAAGTAGGAGAGGATGATTATATATTAACAAATCTTAATGCTATTGATCTTCGTTCTTTTGGATTAATTCCTGAACTTTTGGGAAGATTTCCAATCATCACTTATTTAGAGAAATTGACTAAAGAAACGATGATAAGAATCATGACTGAGCCTAAAAATTCTATTACCAATCAATTTGTTGAACTTTTTAAGATGGATGGTACTAAACTGATCTTTACAGAAAGCTCAATTGATAAAATTGTAGAAGAAACCATGGAAAAAGGTTTAGGCGCAAGAGGTTTAAGAGGGACTACAGAAAAAGTATTAGAAGACTATATGTTTTCGATAGGAGAAGATGAAGAAATCACATTAACGGAAGATAATATTTTGATTAATAAGTGA
- a CDS encoding T9SS type A sorting domain-containing protein, protein MKKNLLAIGLLAIGYSVQAQNVLLHVDDTAKMYVSAGTLVYNGGGLQSRGSGVIDLHGNMMVVGTTADGIKMIPTDGTGGTSVTPNPTNVILRINTPGTPVTSTYGQLYIKGIPQNNITGSVDKEYAATKHGAYQQLGVPFFNKTFASLSSELGGGFDEIRWNGREILKWSNTNLRFDGSIIPPTPIPNASVAGITIGLSSTTSLADRTAYYAVGTSTYVPTTLSTVKGRPFADGDGLGSVAVGTNVVSLTPSTIPASFGTGGNNRNVYQERYNTYIGDAFDPIPAWTAPTFGKYLYQYSNPFLTNIDLSMIGFVEAGATTDNNNISNIWGVIVDPQNVTWNSNTGGTATYAEAQKVTFDSSGKPTGNLPSLVIKPLNTFKIKLRTATAHTLDFDNLRRFAFTARTEDAANPYSVTASKNTNSGSIKQLGVLALDAAGNQIGETFYVVAPHFTTGNITNPSLGSVQAMTSTTSAMIQTFEESVNGGVDSNYSSAYRLYINEANESNYKGKRIDLSIFGQNVASLKFEVRDDTVLIPNNTHTLSSGTGFYYSVGNGQAAQIYQGAVIPVNTSNFGLYYGTPQTQGALNTGDLTKKSRTLVTYNPNIDHYIVRFDSDWKSASIEVFDASGKLVISEKSVKTDSDYVIKLDSSLKAFYVVKVVGNDGTIVNSKILIK, encoded by the coding sequence ATGAAAAAAAATTTATTAGCTATAGGACTTTTAGCAATTGGTTATTCTGTTCAGGCGCAGAATGTTCTACTACATGTAGATGACACGGCTAAAATGTATGTAAGTGCAGGAACTCTCGTTTATAACGGTGGAGGACTGCAATCTCGAGGCAGTGGAGTTATTGACCTTCATGGTAACATGATGGTTGTAGGTACTACTGCTGATGGTATTAAAATGATACCTACTGATGGAACAGGTGGTACATCAGTTACCCCAAACCCTACCAATGTTATTCTTAGAATAAATACACCAGGTACTCCGGTTACTTCTACGTATGGACAGCTTTACATTAAAGGGATTCCACAGAATAACATAACAGGATCGGTTGATAAAGAGTATGCAGCTACAAAACATGGTGCATATCAGCAACTTGGTGTTCCGTTTTTCAATAAAACCTTTGCTTCTCTGAGCTCAGAGTTAGGTGGAGGATTTGATGAAATTAGATGGAATGGTAGAGAAATTCTAAAATGGAGCAATACGAACTTAAGATTTGATGGCTCTATAATTCCTCCAACTCCAATTCCTAACGCAAGTGTTGCAGGTATTACAATTGGTTTAAGTTCTACAACATCTTTAGCTGATAGAACAGCATATTATGCTGTTGGAACCAGTACTTATGTTCCTACTACATTAAGTACTGTGAAGGGTAGACCATTTGCAGATGGAGATGGTTTGGGTAGTGTTGCTGTTGGAACCAATGTTGTAAGTTTAACTCCTTCTACTATTCCGGCATCTTTTGGAACAGGTGGTAACAATAGAAATGTATATCAAGAGAGGTATAATACTTACATCGGTGATGCATTTGATCCTATTCCGGCATGGACGGCACCAACGTTTGGAAAATATTTGTATCAATACTCTAACCCTTTTCTTACCAATATAGATTTATCTATGATAGGGTTTGTAGAGGCAGGTGCAACTACAGATAATAATAATATATCAAATATTTGGGGTGTAATTGTTGATCCTCAAAATGTTACTTGGAATTCAAATACAGGTGGAACTGCAACATACGCAGAAGCTCAAAAGGTTACTTTTGATTCATCTGGAAAACCTACTGGTAATTTACCTAGTTTGGTTATCAAGCCTTTGAATACTTTTAAAATAAAACTGAGAACTGCTACAGCTCATACATTAGATTTCGATAACTTAAGAAGGTTTGCATTTACAGCAAGAACGGAAGATGCTGCTAATCCTTATTCAGTAACGGCGTCTAAGAACACAAACTCAGGTAGTATAAAACAGTTAGGTGTATTGGCGCTTGACGCTGCAGGAAATCAGATTGGTGAAACTTTCTATGTTGTAGCACCTCACTTTACTACGGGTAATATTACTAACCCAAGTCTTGGTTCGGTACAAGCAATGACTTCTACTACATCTGCAATGATTCAGACATTTGAAGAAAGTGTGAATGGAGGAGTAGATTCTAATTATTCTTCTGCATATAGATTATATATTAATGAGGCTAATGAGAGTAATTATAAAGGGAAAAGAATTGATTTAAGCATATTTGGTCAGAATGTAGCTTCACTTAAATTTGAAGTTAGAGATGATACTGTTTTGATTCCTAATAATACTCATACTTTATCTAGTGGTACAGGATTTTACTATAGTGTAGGTAACGGTCAGGCTGCACAAATTTATCAAGGTGCAGTTATTCCTGTAAATACTTCTAATTTTGGTCTTTATTATGGGACTCCACAAACACAAGGCGCTTTAAACACGGGTGATTTAACTAAAAAGTCAAGAACATTGGTTACTTATAACCCTAATATTGATCATTACATAGTTCGTTTTGATTCAGATTGGAAATCTGCATCTATTGAGGTATTCGATGCAAGCGGCAAACTGGTTATTTCTGAAAAATCTGTGAAAACAGATTCAGACTACGTTATAAAATTAGATTCAAGTCTTAAGGCTTTCTATGTTGTAAAAGTAGTAGGTAACGACGGAACTATAGTAAATAGCAAAATATTAATAAAATAA
- the dtd gene encoding D-aminoacyl-tRNA deacylase has product MKAVIQRVSEASVKVDGKIVGEIEKGFMLLIGIDEQDEKTDADWLIQKILNLRIFGDENEKLNLSIKDISGEILCISQFTLIADYKKGNRPSFIKAARPDKAIPLFDYFKEEIAKSGLKIESGIFGADMKVSLINDGPVTIVMDSISKN; this is encoded by the coding sequence ATGAAAGCTGTCATCCAAAGAGTTTCTGAAGCGAGCGTAAAAGTTGACGGTAAAATTGTTGGAGAAATCGAGAAAGGTTTCATGCTCCTTATCGGCATCGACGAACAAGACGAAAAAACCGACGCCGATTGGTTGATTCAAAAAATCTTAAATCTCAGAATTTTCGGAGATGAAAATGAAAAACTCAATCTTTCTATAAAAGACATTTCAGGAGAAATTCTCTGCATCAGCCAATTTACATTGATTGCTGACTACAAAAAAGGCAACCGCCCCTCCTTTATCAAAGCTGCTAGGCCTGATAAAGCAATTCCTCTATTCGATTATTTCAAAGAAGAAATCGCAAAATCCGGCTTAAAAATCGAAAGCGGAATCTTCGGCGCAGACATGAAAGTTTCATTAATAAATGATGGTCCGGTTACCATCGTAATGGACTCTATTTCTAAAAACTAA
- a CDS encoding HIT family protein has protein sequence MSSIFTKIINGEIPAYKIAENDDFIAFLDAMPLVKGHTLVVPKKEVDLIFDLESDKYKNLWGFAQEVAKKVKNAVPCVRVGVAVVGLEVPHAHIHLIPLQKVEDMNFKNERLKLSVEEYTEIQNSIINS, from the coding sequence ATGAGTTCAATATTCACAAAAATCATCAACGGCGAAATTCCTGCTTACAAAATTGCAGAGAATGATGATTTTATTGCTTTTCTAGATGCAATGCCTTTGGTGAAAGGTCACACATTGGTCGTTCCCAAAAAGGAAGTCGATTTGATTTTTGACCTTGAGAGTGATAAGTACAAAAACCTTTGGGGATTTGCTCAGGAAGTTGCAAAAAAAGTGAAAAATGCAGTTCCATGTGTAAGAGTTGGAGTAGCTGTAGTAGGGCTTGAAGTTCCTCATGCTCATATTCATCTGATACCTTTGCAGAAAGTAGAAGATATGAATTTTAAAAACGAACGGCTGAAGTTATCTGTAGAAGAATATACAGAAATTCAAAATTCAATAATTAATTCTTAA